From a region of the Sporosarcina ureilytica genome:
- the yidC gene encoding membrane protein insertase YidC: MKKRLGLILMFSAVALLLAGCTEFNEPIYEDSEGFWNKYIVWPLVSLITLFKELLGTYGYGIVAVTIIIRLILLPLMIKQTKSSKEMQEVQPELNALKEKYKSKDAVTQEKYRTEMQKLMTEKKINPAAGCLPVLVQMPILIGFYHAISRMNSTPEIELGTFLWFQLAERSITLAVIAGIMQFVVLRTGPAMGNPQMRMMMYVMPVFIIVIGTILPAALSLYWVIGNIISIIQNFFIYKPFKKEEELVEQPAKVGGKRK, from the coding sequence TTGAAAAAGAGGTTAGGACTAATCCTTATGTTCTCTGCCGTGGCCTTATTATTGGCAGGTTGTACAGAATTTAATGAACCAATCTATGAAGATAGTGAAGGATTTTGGAATAAGTATATCGTTTGGCCATTAGTATCACTCATCACTTTATTTAAAGAATTACTCGGTACATATGGGTATGGAATTGTTGCGGTAACAATTATTATTCGCCTAATTTTATTACCGCTGATGATTAAACAAACAAAAAGCTCAAAGGAAATGCAAGAAGTCCAGCCGGAGTTAAACGCATTAAAAGAAAAATACAAATCTAAAGATGCAGTGACACAAGAAAAGTATCGTACTGAAATGCAGAAACTCATGACTGAAAAGAAAATTAATCCAGCAGCAGGTTGTTTACCGGTATTGGTTCAAATGCCGATTTTGATCGGTTTTTATCACGCAATTAGCCGAATGAATAGTACGCCTGAAATCGAACTTGGGACTTTCCTTTGGTTTCAGTTGGCTGAGCGAAGCATTACGCTCGCAGTGATAGCTGGAATCATGCAATTCGTTGTTCTTCGTACTGGACCAGCAATGGGGAACCCACAGATGAGAATGATGATGTATGTGATGCCGGTTTTCATTATCGTCATCGGAACAATATTACCAGCGGCATTGTCACTTTACTGGGTAATCGGTAATATCATTTCTATTATTCAAAACTTTTTCATTTACAAGCCATTCAAAAAAGAAGAAGAACTTGTAGAACAACCTGCAAAAGTAGGAGGGAAAAGAAAATGA
- the jag gene encoding RNA-binding cell elongation regulator Jag/EloR encodes MTTVTQNGSTVEEAIEKALQRLNVSRNDVEIEVLTEGRRGFLGFGARQAEVKITVKEQPVPVEEVEISLKNEVETVNDVKKDNIVAEPATMERQIDPITNTEQYLSKIAKEMGIDDLKVTHQLDGKYVHFQLESDKAALLIGKRGQTLNALQQLAQLITNQHTDQFKVVRLNVGDYRERREQSLANLADRMANRAVQTGRKVQLEPMPAYERKVIHHTLSNRLDIETYSEGTDPHRYLVIEPI; translated from the coding sequence ATGACAACGGTGACGCAAAATGGTTCCACTGTTGAAGAAGCGATTGAAAAAGCATTGCAACGACTGAATGTTTCACGAAATGATGTAGAAATTGAAGTACTGACAGAAGGAAGAAGAGGTTTTTTAGGATTTGGTGCTAGACAGGCCGAAGTAAAAATTACAGTGAAAGAGCAACCGGTTCCTGTAGAAGAAGTCGAAATAAGTCTGAAAAATGAAGTAGAAACAGTTAATGATGTGAAAAAAGATAACATAGTAGCGGAACCTGCAACTATGGAACGACAAATAGATCCAATCACAAACACAGAGCAATATCTTTCAAAAATTGCTAAAGAAATGGGAATTGATGATTTAAAAGTTACACATCAACTTGACGGCAAATATGTACACTTTCAGTTAGAAAGTGACAAAGCTGCCTTATTAATCGGAAAAAGAGGTCAAACTTTAAATGCCTTACAACAATTAGCGCAACTGATTACGAATCAACATACCGACCAATTCAAAGTCGTGCGGTTGAATGTAGGCGATTATCGTGAACGTCGAGAACAATCATTAGCAAATCTTGCGGATAGAATGGCGAATAGGGCAGTGCAAACGGGCAGAAAAGTACAATTAGAACCGATGCCAGCTTATGAGAGAAAAGTCATTCACCACACTTTATCTAACCGTCTGGATATCGAAACCTATTCAGAAGGAACAGATCCGCACCGATATCTTGTTATAGAACCAATTTAA
- the mnmE gene encoding tRNA uridine-5-carboxymethylaminomethyl(34) synthesis GTPase MnmE, with protein MNFDTIAAISTPMGEGAIAIVRLSGDEAVQIADRVFRSPSGKQLAEEQSHTIHYGHLIDPGSNETIEEVMVSLMKAPKTFTREDVVEVNCHGGLVAVNRVLALLLKEGARLAEPGEFTKRAFLNGRIDLSQSEAVMDLIRAKTDRAMNVALGQMEGKLSKLVGELRQALIETLAQVEVNIDYPEYDDVEEMTVPLMIEKCTWVRDEIDKLLKTSAQGKILREGLSTVIIGRPNVGKSSLLNSLVQENKAIVTDIAGTTRDIIEEYVNVRGVPLRLVDTAGIRETEDIVERIGVERSRQVLKEADLILLVLNNAEVLSEEDKRLFEAVEGMDTIVVVNKTDLPAKIDLSEVAEIAGDNNIVTTSLLEEEGVMELEEAIANLFFTGTIEAEDMTYVSNARHIALLHKARTIIEDALAAAEAGVPVDMIQIDVTRSWEVLGEIVGDTVQEGLINQLFSQFCLGK; from the coding sequence GTGAATTTTGATACTATAGCTGCCATTTCAACGCCCATGGGTGAGGGAGCGATTGCGATTGTTAGATTAAGTGGAGATGAAGCAGTCCAGATTGCAGATCGCGTTTTCCGTTCACCAAGTGGAAAGCAGTTGGCAGAAGAACAATCTCATACGATTCATTACGGTCATTTAATTGATCCCGGGTCGAATGAAACAATTGAAGAAGTGATGGTTTCCTTAATGAAAGCGCCAAAAACTTTCACAAGGGAAGACGTCGTTGAGGTTAATTGTCATGGGGGACTCGTGGCAGTGAATCGAGTGCTCGCACTCTTATTAAAAGAGGGAGCGCGTCTAGCGGAACCTGGAGAGTTCACGAAGCGTGCTTTTCTAAATGGGCGTATCGACTTGTCACAGTCAGAAGCAGTCATGGACCTTATTCGAGCGAAAACGGACCGTGCAATGAACGTTGCACTAGGTCAAATGGAAGGGAAGCTATCCAAGCTTGTCGGAGAACTTAGACAAGCCTTAATCGAAACACTTGCTCAGGTAGAAGTGAACATCGATTATCCGGAGTACGATGATGTAGAGGAAATGACAGTTCCTCTTATGATTGAAAAATGTACATGGGTAAGAGATGAAATTGACAAATTACTAAAAACTTCTGCGCAAGGAAAAATTCTAAGAGAAGGTTTATCGACAGTGATTATTGGTAGACCAAACGTTGGAAAGTCTTCACTTCTAAATAGTCTCGTACAGGAAAATAAAGCGATTGTTACCGACATAGCGGGAACAACGCGTGATATAATTGAAGAATACGTCAACGTCCGCGGTGTTCCATTACGTCTCGTAGATACAGCAGGAATTCGGGAAACGGAAGATATCGTTGAAAGAATTGGCGTTGAACGTTCAAGACAAGTATTAAAAGAGGCGGATTTAATTCTTCTTGTGTTAAATAATGCGGAAGTACTTTCCGAAGAAGATAAGCGTCTTTTTGAGGCTGTCGAAGGCATGGATACAATCGTTGTCGTTAATAAGACCGATTTACCAGCTAAAATAGATTTATCCGAAGTTGCTGAAATAGCAGGGGATAACAACATCGTGACGACTTCTTTATTAGAAGAAGAAGGGGTCATGGAACTTGAAGAAGCGATTGCTAACCTTTTCTTTACAGGTACAATCGAAGCAGAGGATATGACCTATGTATCAAATGCAAGGCATATCGCACTGTTACACAAAGCAAGAACTATTATTGAGGATGCACTTGCGGCGGCAGAAGCCGGTGTCCCAGTAGATATGATTCAAATAGATGTTACAAGGTCTTGGGAAGTTCTCGGTGAAATCGTCGGGGACACAGTACAAGAAGGTTTAATTAATCAGTTGTTTTCGCAGTTTTGCCTCGGAAAATAA
- the mnmG gene encoding tRNA uridine-5-carboxymethylaminomethyl(34) synthesis enzyme MnmG, giving the protein MPNKFEAGTFDTIVIGAGHAGVEAALASARMGASTLVLTLNIDMVAFMPCNPSIGGPAKGIVVREIDALGGAMGKVIDKTHIQMRMLNTRKGPAVRALRAQLDKVLYQQEMKRILEEAENLTLQQASVDELIVEDGEVKGVITQVGAVYRAKTVIVTTGTFLRGEILIGDLRYSSGPNNQMPSIKLADNLRELGFEMVRFKTGTPPRINSRTIDYSQTEIQPGDEEPRAFSYETTEFIMDQLPCWLTYTSPLTHEIINENLRLSPMYSGEEVGPGPRYCPSIEDKIVRFNDKSRHQIFLEPEGRNTEEVYVQGLSTSLPEHIQHRLIASVPGLEKAQMMRAGYAIEYDAIIPTQLKPTLETKKIRGLYTAGQLNGTSGYEEAAGQGLLAGANAAARALGKEEFILARSDGYMGVLIDDLVTKGTSEPYRLLTSRAEYRLLLRHDNADLRLTEIGYEVGLVSEERYQKYVEKKQQIDGELKRLRELTVKPSELVNEILAETNSTALKEPMKAANILKRPEATYDQVARMIESDVELSPEVIEQVEIFTKYEGYIEKSMQQVERMKKMEDKKIPHNIDYDAITGIANEAKAELNKVRPLSIAQASRMPGVNPADVSILLVYIEQGKIAKVSG; this is encoded by the coding sequence ATGCCTAACAAATTTGAAGCCGGCACGTTCGATACGATAGTAATCGGTGCCGGCCACGCTGGCGTAGAAGCTGCGTTAGCTTCAGCACGAATGGGTGCATCGACACTCGTTTTAACTTTGAATATAGATATGGTTGCGTTTATGCCATGTAATCCATCAATTGGTGGCCCTGCAAAAGGAATCGTCGTTAGGGAGATTGACGCACTCGGCGGTGCAATGGGGAAAGTAATTGATAAAACGCATATTCAAATGCGTATGTTAAATACACGTAAAGGTCCTGCTGTTCGTGCCCTTCGTGCCCAATTGGACAAAGTGCTATATCAGCAAGAAATGAAACGTATTCTTGAAGAAGCGGAGAATTTAACATTACAACAAGCATCGGTTGACGAACTCATTGTAGAAGATGGAGAAGTAAAAGGCGTGATTACACAAGTTGGTGCAGTATACCGCGCTAAAACAGTCATTGTGACAACCGGTACGTTTTTACGTGGAGAAATTCTAATTGGAGATTTACGTTATTCAAGTGGTCCAAATAATCAAATGCCATCTATCAAGTTAGCGGACAATTTACGAGAACTTGGCTTTGAAATGGTTCGTTTTAAAACAGGTACACCACCGCGTATTAACAGTCGCACGATTGATTATAGTCAAACAGAAATTCAACCGGGCGATGAAGAACCACGTGCGTTTAGTTATGAAACGACAGAGTTCATTATGGATCAGCTGCCATGTTGGCTCACATACACTTCACCATTAACGCATGAAATTATCAATGAAAATCTTCGTCTATCGCCAATGTATTCAGGTGAAGAAGTTGGACCAGGTCCTCGTTACTGTCCATCAATTGAAGATAAGATTGTTCGTTTCAATGACAAATCTCGTCATCAAATTTTCCTAGAACCAGAAGGACGTAATACTGAAGAAGTATATGTACAAGGATTATCAACAAGTTTACCAGAGCATATTCAACATCGTCTTATCGCAAGCGTACCAGGCTTAGAAAAAGCACAAATGATGCGTGCAGGATATGCGATTGAATATGATGCGATTATCCCAACACAACTAAAACCGACGCTCGAAACGAAGAAAATTCGCGGGCTTTATACAGCGGGACAATTAAATGGTACGTCTGGATATGAAGAAGCCGCTGGACAAGGTTTATTGGCCGGAGCGAATGCAGCTGCAAGAGCATTAGGAAAAGAAGAGTTTATTTTAGCGCGATCTGATGGTTATATGGGTGTTTTAATTGATGATCTTGTAACGAAAGGAACGAGCGAACCGTATCGTCTACTTACATCACGAGCGGAATATCGTTTACTTCTTCGTCATGATAATGCAGATTTAAGACTCACTGAAATTGGTTATGAAGTAGGTCTTGTAAGCGAAGAACGTTACCAAAAGTATGTGGAGAAAAAGCAACAAATTGACGGTGAATTGAAACGTTTACGTGAACTTACGGTTAAACCTTCAGAATTGGTCAATGAAATACTAGCTGAAACAAATTCAACTGCATTAAAAGAGCCTATGAAGGCAGCAAATATATTGAAACGTCCTGAAGCCACGTATGATCAAGTTGCAAGAATGATCGAATCCGACGTAGAACTATCCCCGGAAGTTATTGAACAAGTGGAGATTTTCACAAAATACGAGGGATACATTGAAAAATCTATGCAACAAGTGGAACGTATGAAGAAGATGGAAGACAAGAAAATACCGCATAACATCGATTACGATGCGATTACAGGTATTGCAAATGAAGCAAAAGCAGAACTGAATAAAGTTAGACCTTTATCAATTGCACAAGCATCAAGAATGCCAGGAGTAAATCCGGCAGACGTTTCGATTTTACTTGTCTATATTGAACAGGGAAAAATTGCGAAGGTTTCGGGTTAA
- the rsmG gene encoding 16S rRNA (guanine(527)-N(7))-methyltransferase RsmG: MNEEQFLQALKEHNIDLTEKQIIQFKTYFEELVEWNEKMNLTAITDEPSVYLKHFFDSITAAFYVDLTGKKTLCDVGAGAGFPSIPLKICFPELHVTIVDSLNKRIGFLNHLAEKLELENMEFVHARAEDFGQNKAFREKFDIVTARAVARLSVLSELCIPLVKKGGLFVAMKGAAAEKELSDARRALTVLGAKLKKDYSFLLPVEESERNVFVFSKMKSTPNKYPRKPGVPNKSPIK; the protein is encoded by the coding sequence ATGAATGAAGAACAATTTCTACAAGCATTGAAAGAACATAATATTGACTTGACTGAAAAACAAATTATTCAATTTAAAACTTATTTTGAAGAACTTGTTGAGTGGAATGAAAAAATGAATTTGACTGCAATTACGGATGAGCCTTCCGTTTACTTAAAACATTTTTTCGACTCAATTACTGCAGCTTTTTACGTAGATTTAACTGGAAAGAAAACACTTTGTGATGTTGGAGCGGGTGCAGGATTTCCAAGCATCCCATTAAAAATATGCTTTCCTGAATTACACGTTACAATTGTTGACTCTTTAAATAAAAGAATTGGATTTTTGAATCATTTAGCAGAAAAGCTAGAATTAGAAAATATGGAGTTTGTACATGCAAGAGCTGAAGACTTCGGTCAGAATAAAGCTTTTCGTGAAAAGTTTGACATTGTTACTGCCCGTGCAGTTGCCAGATTGTCTGTTTTATCCGAGTTATGTATTCCTCTCGTTAAAAAAGGGGGCCTTTTTGTTGCGATGAAAGGGGCAGCTGCTGAGAAGGAGTTATCAGATGCCAGAAGAGCGTTAACCGTTCTTGGAGCTAAACTTAAGAAAGATTATTCATTTCTATTACCAGTAGAAGAAAGTGAACGAAATGTTTTTGTTTTCTCAAAAATGAAAAGTACACCAAATAAATATCCAAGAAAACCTGGAGTTCCAAATAAATCACCGATTAAATAA
- the noc gene encoding nucleoid occlusion protein → MKSPFSRFFGGSVKEEPEISEGNHHEHVEQVAIDLIVPNKYQPRTIFSEEKIEELARTIHTHGVIQPIVIRTIAENKYEIIAGERRYRAMKYLGWEEVPAIIRELDDKETASIALIENLQREELTPIEEAYAYEQLLELHELTQEALAQRLGKGQSTIANKIRLLKLPEEIQNAVMDKKISERHARALISLKDKNLQIEMCNVVIEEGLNVKQLETRIEEMLNPPEKEKKEKRPKRKSVSRDVRIALNTIKQSLSLVTKSGIDLQTEEEDSEDFYKITVKIPKKK, encoded by the coding sequence ATGAAAAGTCCTTTTTCACGTTTTTTTGGGGGTAGTGTGAAAGAAGAGCCTGAAATTAGTGAGGGTAATCATCATGAACATGTCGAGCAAGTTGCGATTGATTTGATAGTACCCAATAAATATCAACCTCGTACAATATTTTCTGAAGAGAAAATAGAGGAACTTGCTAGAACAATTCATACCCATGGTGTCATTCAACCTATAGTTATTAGAACGATTGCGGAAAATAAATATGAAATCATTGCTGGTGAACGAAGATATCGAGCGATGAAGTATTTAGGGTGGGAAGAAGTTCCCGCCATTATTCGTGAGCTTGATGACAAAGAAACGGCTTCAATCGCGTTGATAGAAAACTTACAACGTGAAGAATTAACGCCTATCGAAGAGGCATATGCATACGAACAGTTATTAGAACTCCATGAATTGACACAAGAAGCATTGGCACAAAGGTTGGGAAAAGGGCAGTCGACCATTGCAAACAAGATTCGCCTATTAAAACTTCCAGAGGAAATTCAAAACGCTGTCATGGATAAAAAGATATCCGAAAGACATGCACGTGCATTAATTTCTTTAAAGGATAAAAACTTACAAATCGAGATGTGTAATGTTGTTATCGAGGAAGGCTTAAATGTAAAGCAGCTCGAAACACGAATCGAAGAAATGTTAAACCCGCCAGAAAAAGAAAAGAAAGAAAAACGTCCAAAAAGAAAGTCCGTGAGTCGCGATGTCCGTATTGCATTAAATACGATTAAACAATCATTATCTTTAGTGACGAAAAGCGGCATCGATTTACAAACAGAAGAAGAGGACTCGGAAGACTTTTATAAAATCACCGTAAAAATTCCGAAAAAGAAGTAA
- a CDS encoding ParA family protein has translation MSRIIAIANQKGGVGKTTTSVNLSACLAHIGKKVLLIDTDPQGNATSGVGINKGDVHKCIYDILIDDVDIDDVILSTKVENLDIIPATISLAGAEIELVSTISREVRMKHAIQEVKGKYDYIIIDCPPSLGLLTINALTASDAIIIPVQCEYYALEGLSQLLSTIRLVQKHLNEDLMIDGVLLTMFDARTNLGIQVIEEVKKYFQDKVYKTIIPRNVRLSEAPSHGEPIIVYDSRSRGAEVYLELAKEVVHNG, from the coding sequence TTGAGCAGGATTATAGCGATTGCTAACCAAAAGGGAGGCGTCGGAAAAACAACAACATCAGTAAATTTAAGTGCTTGCCTTGCCCATATAGGCAAAAAAGTTTTACTCATTGATACGGATCCTCAAGGAAATGCTACGAGCGGGGTAGGCATTAATAAAGGTGACGTTCACAAATGTATTTACGACATATTAATTGATGATGTTGATATTGACGACGTAATTTTATCAACGAAAGTTGAAAACTTAGACATTATCCCAGCGACTATTTCATTAGCAGGTGCAGAAATTGAACTTGTTTCGACCATCTCAAGGGAAGTAAGGATGAAACATGCAATTCAAGAAGTAAAAGGTAAATATGATTACATTATTATTGATTGCCCACCTTCACTAGGGTTATTAACAATCAACGCATTAACTGCATCTGATGCTATTATTATTCCTGTGCAATGCGAATATTATGCATTAGAAGGGTTAAGCCAGCTATTGAGTACAATCCGTTTAGTACAAAAGCATTTAAATGAAGACTTAATGATAGATGGTGTTTTGTTAACAATGTTTGACGCTAGAACGAATTTAGGGATTCAAGTGATTGAAGAAGTTAAGAAGTATTTTCAAGACAAAGTGTACAAAACAATTATTCCGAGAAACGTAAGACTTAGTGAAGCACCGAGCCATGGGGAACCGATTATTGTTTATGATTCAAGATCACGCGGTGCAGAAGTGTATTTGGAGCTTGCAAAGGAAGTGGTGCACAATGGCTAA
- a CDS encoding ParB/RepB/Spo0J family partition protein, with translation MAKGLGKGINALFPGESLIKAETVEQLHVKSIKPNPYQPRKVFDEVAIEELSDSIKEHGILQPIIVRKTGTSYEIVAGERRFRAAKLVGLDEIPAIVRRLTDEETMELAILENLQREDLTPIEEAEAYNTLMDNLKITQEQLAFRLGKSRSHIANHIRLLALPEKIRQLITDGKLSMGHGRTLLGLRKKEQIPLVAERVLKEGLNVRQLERLVQHLNEEVPRETRKKEKKDLFLQEHESSLRDYFGTNVNIKKSKNKGKIEIEFFSEEDLERILELLND, from the coding sequence ATGGCTAAAGGTCTGGGAAAAGGTATCAATGCTTTATTTCCAGGTGAATCATTAATAAAAGCAGAAACAGTTGAACAATTACATGTTAAGAGCATTAAACCGAATCCATATCAACCAAGGAAGGTCTTTGATGAGGTGGCTATTGAAGAATTAAGTGATTCGATTAAAGAACACGGAATCCTTCAACCAATCATTGTTAGAAAAACAGGAACTTCTTATGAAATTGTAGCCGGAGAAAGAAGATTCCGTGCAGCTAAACTTGTTGGGCTAGATGAAATTCCGGCCATTGTTCGTAGATTAACTGATGAAGAAACGATGGAACTTGCAATTTTAGAGAACCTTCAGCGAGAAGATTTAACACCTATAGAAGAAGCTGAAGCGTACAATACATTAATGGATAATCTGAAAATCACACAGGAACAGTTAGCGTTTAGATTAGGAAAAAGCAGGTCCCATATAGCGAATCATATAAGACTTCTAGCTCTGCCTGAAAAAATTAGGCAGTTAATTACAGATGGAAAGCTTTCGATGGGGCATGGTCGAACATTACTAGGGTTACGAAAGAAAGAACAAATTCCTCTCGTTGCTGAACGTGTATTAAAAGAAGGATTAAATGTACGACAGTTAGAAAGACTTGTTCAACATTTAAATGAAGAAGTTCCACGTGAAACAAGGAAGAAAGAAAAGAAAGATTTGTTTCTTCAAGAACATGAATCAAGTTTACGCGACTATTTCGGGACAAATGTAAATATAAAAAAATCTAAAAATAAAGGTAAAATCGAGATTGAGTTTTTCTCTGAAGAAGACTTAGAAAGAATACTTGAATTACTGAATGATTAA
- a CDS encoding DUF554 domain-containing protein: MILFGTIVNALLIVIGTILGRFLHNIPERMKETIMYGIGLAVAVIGIQMTFESTQILIVIISIVVGAVLGEWMDLDDKVTKLGQWLEIKLPRKEEGMNISEGFVTATLIFVVGSMAIIGAIDSGLRNDHNVLVMKGIIDGFTSIILSSSLGIGVAFAAIPVFLYQGIITVLSTQISQYIPQALLDFFISEMTATGGLMILAIGLNLIGLTKIRVANLVPGILVVGVIVTVIHFL; encoded by the coding sequence ATGATTTTATTTGGAACAATCGTAAATGCGCTGTTAATTGTTATAGGAACGATCCTCGGAAGATTCTTGCATAATATACCCGAACGTATGAAAGAAACGATTATGTACGGCATAGGTTTGGCAGTGGCAGTGATAGGAATACAAATGACGTTTGAAAGTACCCAAATCCTCATTGTCATTATTAGTATTGTTGTAGGTGCTGTGCTAGGTGAGTGGATGGATTTAGATGATAAAGTTACGAAACTAGGTCAGTGGCTAGAAATAAAGTTGCCCAGAAAAGAAGAAGGAATGAATATTTCCGAAGGGTTTGTAACGGCTACACTTATTTTTGTAGTAGGTTCGATGGCAATTATTGGGGCCATTGATAGTGGGCTTAGAAATGATCATAATGTCCTCGTGATGAAAGGAATCATAGATGGATTCACTTCCATTATATTAAGTTCCAGTCTTGGAATTGGCGTAGCTTTTGCGGCTATCCCAGTCTTTCTTTACCAAGGAATCATTACAGTATTATCAACTCAAATTAGTCAGTATATCCCCCAAGCATTGCTCGATTTTTTCATTTCGGAAATGACCGCTACTGGGGGACTTATGATATTGGCTATCGGGTTGAATTTAATAGGTTTAACAAAGATTAGAGTTGCTAATCTAGTGCCCGGTATTTTGGTAGTAGGGGTGATTGTTACCGTCATACATTTTCTTTGA
- the yyaC gene encoding spore protease YyaC yields the protein MQAIIHNTSDFRIHYKETGVIWKFSNIFLQSIPFHNENIIFFCIGTDRSTGDALGPLTGSHLSELKTFPFPVIGTLETPLHALNLEQRLNELQNKNPEAFIVAIDACLGKGTSIGQFILQHEPLQPGQAVGKKLPPVGNVSIKGIVNVAGFMEHAVLQSTRLHLPFEMSRILSRALQLAYSRYRSKKMYDGNNHPYYQNTGH from the coding sequence ATGCAAGCTATCATTCATAATACTTCCGACTTTCGTATCCACTATAAAGAAACTGGCGTCATTTGGAAATTTAGTAATATTTTTCTCCAATCTATCCCATTCCACAATGAAAATATCATTTTCTTTTGTATCGGAACGGATCGCTCTACTGGAGATGCCCTTGGGCCACTTACTGGTTCACATTTGTCTGAACTAAAGACTTTCCCTTTTCCCGTTATTGGAACACTGGAAACACCGTTACATGCACTTAACTTAGAACAACGATTAAATGAACTTCAAAATAAAAATCCTGAAGCTTTCATTGTTGCGATTGATGCATGTTTAGGAAAAGGCACTTCTATTGGACAATTCATTTTGCAACACGAACCATTGCAACCTGGACAAGCAGTGGGCAAAAAACTTCCTCCTGTTGGCAATGTGTCCATTAAAGGGATTGTTAATGTTGCTGGATTCATGGAACATGCCGTATTACAAAGTACTCGGCTTCATTTGCCCTTTGAGATGAGTCGTATTCTTTCTCGTGCCTTACAACTTGCATATAGCCGTTACCGATCAAAGAAAATGTATGACGGTAACAATCACCCCTACTACCAAAATACCGGGCACTAG
- a CDS encoding mechanosensitive ion channel family protein: MDYSKTVEEIERIILNQDTWILLGTRTLKIFFIVLIAIIVIRIGKAVIRRMFTFQIKTKIRPSERREQTLLKLLENSLTYVVYFSAMLAVLAEFNVDVTGILASAGVLGLAVGFGAQNLVRDVISGFFIIFEDQFSVGDYVQIGQALGTVKEIGLRTTKIAAYGGEVYIIPNGSITEVVNYSINNGLAIMDIRVAYETDIKKAESLIRDFIANLSDEYEELVAPPNLIGVQDLTASEIVFRVTAETVPVMQWAFSRKFRKDLKLFLDKNGIEIPYPKMVHISEQKGAN, from the coding sequence ATGGATTATTCAAAAACTGTGGAGGAAATCGAAAGGATAATATTGAATCAGGATACTTGGATATTACTTGGAACCCGCACGTTGAAAATTTTCTTTATTGTTTTAATAGCTATCATCGTAATTAGAATAGGAAAAGCTGTTATTCGAAGGATGTTTACGTTTCAAATAAAAACGAAAATACGCCCATCCGAAAGACGTGAACAAACTTTATTAAAACTACTTGAAAATTCTCTAACCTACGTCGTTTACTTCTCGGCAATGCTCGCTGTTTTAGCGGAGTTTAATGTTGATGTTACCGGCATACTTGCAAGTGCAGGTGTTCTTGGATTGGCGGTAGGTTTCGGAGCACAAAACTTAGTTAGAGATGTAATATCAGGATTTTTTATTATTTTTGAAGATCAATTTTCGGTAGGCGACTATGTACAAATAGGGCAAGCATTAGGAACTGTAAAAGAAATCGGCCTCCGTACGACCAAAATAGCGGCTTACGGTGGAGAAGTTTATATTATTCCAAATGGGAGTATTACGGAAGTGGTCAACTACTCAATCAATAATGGATTAGCCATTATGGATATCAGGGTTGCCTATGAAACCGACATTAAAAAGGCGGAGTCGCTCATACGAGACTTCATTGCTAATTTATCTGACGAGTATGAAGAACTCGTCGCACCCCCTAATTTAATAGGCGTGCAAGATTTGACAGCTTCGGAAATTGTATTCCGAGTCACTGCGGAAACAGTTCCCGTGATGCAATGGGCGTTTAGTCGAAAGTTCAGAAAGGATTTAAAACTGTTTTTAGATAAAAACGGCATTGAAATACCATATCCGAAAATGGTCCATATTAGTGAACAGAAAGGAGCCAATTAA
- a CDS encoding DUF951 domain-containing protein: MKKSHPCGTNSWKIIRMGADIRIKCEGCAHSVMLPRNEFAKKMKKVIVEADTE, encoded by the coding sequence ATGAAGAAATCACATCCTTGTGGAACGAACTCCTGGAAAATCATCCGAATGGGTGCAGACATCCGAATAAAATGTGAGGGTTGTGCGCATAGTGTGATGCTTCCTCGGAATGAATTTGCAAAAAAGATGAAAAAAGTGATAGTTGAGGCAGATACTGAATAG